The genomic segment CCAGGTGCCGGTGGCCACCGAAGCCGAGATGCAGCGGGCGGTCGAATCGGCCAAGGCCGCGTTCGTCGAGTGGCGTCATGTGCCCACCATCGAGCGCGTGCGTTATCTGTTCAAGTATCAGGCCCTGCTCAAGACCCATCAGGAAGCGATCGCGCGCGTGCTGTCCGAGGAAACCGGCAAGACCTTCGCCGATGCCATGGGCGATGTCTGGCGCGGCATCGAGGTGGTCGAACACGGGTGTGGCATGACCACGCACATGATGGGCGAGACGACCGAGAACGTGGCCCGGAACATCGACACCCACAGCTACGTGCATCCGATCGGGGTCTGTGCCGGCATCACGCCGTTCAACTTCCCGGCGATGATCCCGCTGTGGATGTATCCGCTGGCCGTGGTCTGTGGCAATGCGTTCATTCTCAAGCCCTCGGAGCAGGATCCGCTCACCCCGACCATGCTGACCGAGCTGTTCGCCGAAGCCGGTTTTCCGAAAGGTCTGCTACAGGTTCTTCATGGTGACAAGCGGCAGGTCGATTTCCTGCTCGACCACCCGGATATCAAGGCCGTGTCGTTCGTTGGCTCGGTGCCGGTGGCAGAGCATGTCTATCGTCGCGGCACTCACAACCTCAAGCGCGTCCAGGCGATGGCCGGCGCCAAGAACCATATGGTGGTCATGCCCGACGCCGACCGCGACCAGGTGGTCTCCAGTCTGGTGGGTTCGTCCTGCGGTGCGGCCGGTCAACGTTGCATGGCGATCTCGGTGGCGGTGCTGGTGGGCGAATCCACCCGCGAATGGGTCGACGACATCAAGACGGCGCTGGCCGCTATTCGACCCGGCGCGCCGGGCGACGAGAGCGCCGCCTATGGACCGTTGATCAATCGCAAATCCCGCGATCGGGTGCGTGAGCTTATTCAGGGCGCGGCCGCCGAAGGCGCCGATGTGTTGCTCGACGGTTCAGAGGCTACCGTCGAGGGTTACCCGGATGGCAACTGGATCGGCCCGACGTTGTTCGACAATGTCACTACCGACATGAGGATCTACAACGAAGAGATCTTCGGTCCGGCGCTGTGCGTAATGCATGTCGATACCTTGGAAGAGGCGATCGAGCTGGTCAATTCCAGCCCCTACGGCAACGGCACGTCGATCTTCACCAAGTCGGGCGCAGCGGCACGCAAGTATCAGCACGAGACCGAGGTCGGGCAGGTCGGTATCAACGTGCCGATTCCGGTGCCGGCGCCGTATTTCTCGTTCACGGGCTCCAAGCGTTCGTTCTTCGGCGATTTGCACGCCTACGGCAAGCAGGCGGTGCGTTTCTATACAGAAACGCGAACCGTGCTGTCGCGCTGGCCGGAAGCGGACGTGCCCGAGGGCCCGAACATGACCATCAGCATGAAGTAGGCCTGTTCTCGGCGCGGACTCACATGATTACGGCTGGCCCATGAATTTCGATCTCGACGACACCCAGATCGCCCTGCGCGGGGCGGCGCAGGACTTCGCCCGCTCGGCGCTCGCCCCGCATGCCGCGCAATGGGATGCCGAAGCGATCTTTCCGCGCGAGGTGA from the Salinisphaera sp. T31B1 genome contains:
- a CDS encoding CoA-acylating methylmalonate-semialdehyde dehydrogenase: MSDKQIERIRSNGRVPLFIDGEFVDSTSDDWIELNNPATQEVIAQVPVATEAEMQRAVESAKAAFVEWRHVPTIERVRYLFKYQALLKTHQEAIARVLSEETGKTFADAMGDVWRGIEVVEHGCGMTTHMMGETTENVARNIDTHSYVHPIGVCAGITPFNFPAMIPLWMYPLAVVCGNAFILKPSEQDPLTPTMLTELFAEAGFPKGLLQVLHGDKRQVDFLLDHPDIKAVSFVGSVPVAEHVYRRGTHNLKRVQAMAGAKNHMVVMPDADRDQVVSSLVGSSCGAAGQRCMAISVAVLVGESTREWVDDIKTALAAIRPGAPGDESAAYGPLINRKSRDRVRELIQGAAAEGADVLLDGSEATVEGYPDGNWIGPTLFDNVTTDMRIYNEEIFGPALCVMHVDTLEEAIELVNSSPYGNGTSIFTKSGAAARKYQHETEVGQVGINVPIPVPAPYFSFTGSKRSFFGDLHAYGKQAVRFYTETRTVLSRWPEADVPEGPNMTISMK